The genome window atattttttctgtaataagtatatttgtaGTATTTGTAATAAGTATACCTACGTACAGTATGTGCTTGACCTGATCGTCaagtacatattatagttTACATCACATGTTGCGGTTTGTGTGGCTCAAACAAAATGAGACTAATATTACAGCAACAAAAAGTATATGATTTCACCCggtctagtattatattatctgtgacccGGTGTTCTTAAAAAGGCGGAGGCTCTCAATTCGTACTTAATTATAATGCttgtgtgtaatttttttttcaaattcttaATTGATGGACGTATTTGTGTTTGACAGGTAATTCTTTATATGTCATTCAGTTTCTCAAATTCTTTTAGGTGGTTAGGAACTGAGGTTTTATTGttcttgttaaatttattattagaattttgtatatagtaatatgctatgaatacaaattttctttttaaggaAAACATACCGTTATATCTAAAATTGCATCagctttatttatgtatgtatctaaCATTAGACGATTGAGATGGCATTCTATGAACGTTCCGCAGTGTGTCGTAAACActgtcatatatttaaatccgTGTAATGTATTATGAGCTAACTCAACATTACTTTTATTGCATAAATTGTGAAGCAActaaaatttctcatcttTAAGCCTACCGTATGGCTTATTGCCAAgatgtacattatataaaacttatttgtgTTTGAACACATTACAAAAGTCTgtaagctttatttatttattgacaaaatatcatatttcaatCAATGAAACGAGAATATTTCCATTTGAAGCTACTAATTATTCTCAGGCACGCAGtactaatacatattatctatttaaactttatgttATGAAATGCATAATATCATGACTTTCATagtgatatgatttttaaaatatcattaataacgTAGGATTTGTGtgtacaacaaaaaataagctGTGCAGGAATTAGGCTGGAATATAacacaatatgaaatatttactgaTTTCTtgtggtatatttttaaatccctATATGATATTATGCAAATTAATCATTACCATTCTTCAATTTCAGATATTATGCTGCACGCTAGTTTCTATAGCAATTGCTGACCCGGATCCCAAAAAGTACAAGCCAGAAGCAGTggaaaaagacaaaaaaacagGTGCACTTAGTGATGacgaaagaaaatttttacgAGAAGTTGAAGAAAAGTTTGGAGTTAAATCTGATGTTCCTAGCGTGAAAAAGGGAGAcgtagaaattaaagaagatGAAAAGAGCAGTAATGATACGAAACCTGTAGAGCAAAAACTAACTTTCCCTGCTGTAATTGCCATAGAAATAGTTAATGATACAGACTCTAAATATAAAGGAAAAAGAACAATTGATGCCAACTTAGGGTACGGTTATAAGACCAATAATGGATATACTTACAGTTATTTTGGAAAATCAGCGCAAGATAAAGGAAAGTTTATGATTTATCCTTACTCACAAGAAGATATTCCTGGACATCAAACTATCTACAATTCTGATTATATGCAAGTTGGAAGCAAGTATCAAAAAACTACAACAAATGTAGAAATACAACCTTCCCAAGCTTATGAACTAGTACCTGTTAAAGATGAGCATCCATCTTATGATTATAAGAAACCTGAGATCGAATTCAAGACTCCTTCACCACTAACATCACAAAAATCAAACGAATCGCCTTCATCAACTTTGTACACTACATACAATGGCCAAGAATTCTCAGGTTTAAGTGCGCAATTTCCTACATTAATGCCGAATTATTTCGTTAACCCCTCGCAATTGCTTACTAATCCCCAATATCAGAATGCTGGATTAACACAAGATGTAATACGATCTCATCAGTCTCAGTTAGGTCAAAGAATAGTACCTGTATTGGTATTAAGAATACCAAGTTCTTCGATAAAGAATCCTTCAGCAGAGCTTTACGCAAATCTACCCAATAATTATCCACTATCATCTTATCtaaataatgtcaatttaCAACAGTTGgtaaatcaatatttcaaaaaacatgGTTATTCATTCGCTCCCCAAATCATGGCTTATCAAAATTCTCCAGTAGCTCAAACTGAAAGTGAGCCGCAACATTACGCTAATCCATATGTCAAACCTTCATACACCCAGGCTGATTACTCAGGCGTTCAGTATTCTGCCGTTAAACCAGTAATGGCTAGATATCCTTCTAGATATAACCaaccaaaatattttgtggCACAGCCACAATCGCTCTATCGTCAACCAACACAACAACAGTATGAGTACCAATATCAATATGTACCACAAATGGCTGGACCGTCCCAGGACCACTACGTTCAACCTCAATATCAACAACCGGAACATATACAGCAGTACCAAACCTTGCACACTACAGTTCAACAGGGTGAAAACGTTCCAGAATCATACAATGTTGAGTACAAGTCACCGGCGGCTAGCCAGGAAGCTTTGCCAGCAACCTATGATACCCCTAATGTAGAACAACAAAGCAGTATTCAGCCGAATCCATCGTATTATTCCTCAGCCGATGTAGAATCTCAGTACGAAGAGGAAAGTGAAAACGCAGCATATTCTAAAGAAGCAGTACAGTCGAACTATGACCATGGTAAAACAATTCCTACTTCATATACGTCTAGTTCATCAAGTCAAAAAGATACTGGAGTATCAGTAATTCCCTCACGTCTTATTCACACTGAGCAATATGAAGAAAGTAGTGGGGTCAGTCCGGGACAAGATGTATATTCCTACCAATCGCATGCCGCCGCAGGCCAGTCACCAAAAGGATTTGCGCTTTCTGAAAACTACCCAAGCAAAGATCATACGATAGCGACAGTGTTTCCGTATCCGTATAATGCTCCGCAGAAACCGAAACCAAGCGTTCAAACTGTAAGCTATGTTACTCCAATGCCATCTGCAAAATATCAATCTCAATACAAAATCATGGTGCCACAAACAGTATTCAAATCACCCAACAGTGAAAAGATATCTTATGTGAATTCGTCACCGATGCATTATCTTCAAGCTGGACGTTATACTCAAGATGTAAATCCTGAGGAAGAATATTCAGTGAGTTCACAATACGTACCAGTAGCAAGCAAACCTTCTTATTCTCGTAATTACCACTCCCTTCCGAAAAGAATGTCCAAACCAGACAATAAAATGGAATCTTCTGTGAAAGTCGCTGTGAAAAAGCAAGGCGCGAGAAGTGAAACGAAGAAGTCgtcgtaaatattataaaactgtggAAAATTGAGTTGTAAATATAGatggtaattaaatttagtcaGAGTATTGtcatatttaaactttaaagagAAGTTCTGTTAACGGtagtataagataataaaacaaattataaacttcTTTTGGGACTAATAATTATGTAGTTCGTCAAAACtgactttatatttaaataaaagcaactTAGGTATTATTACTCTTAGTATATGACACAGAtttcaacataaaatttataactaaacaaGAGTAAGGAAACTTTgagtattattcaaattatatcgaaatgaattaatttattttacgtcaGTATAAGTGACACAATCTGACTGTTAAAAcgtgcaatattttaaaaattacttatagataaatgaaacgttatgttgttattttgaataaaacaatatttaaaatgtgtatgatttttattttccttttacacatatattcacttacataatttgaacaattttattgtaatttttacgGAACTCACATGTCAATAAATGCATCGAAACATTGAAATGGAAAACagaaatattagaaatatatgaCTATAATTACAATTCACATTGGATCAAAATGGCATCTAGGCGATTGCAATATTTAGCTCATATGGAACACAAATTATACGTTTGACATTTTGAGAAGGAGCGCTGTAATCGTTATCTTATAAgttgcattatatttataccaaGTTTAGCTTaccttcaaaatatatattcttgaatattaatgaatttgacgatttatacatatgtatattctaTCCTCTCAGTAATACTTACCTAGACATTATCAGTCTGTGCCATCAAACTGTTACacatatctaaaaaaaaacatttggaATATAAACTAGTGTATCCCAGATTTTGATACTATAAAGCTACCAAAAGATAAGCTTTATGACGTCTGACAAAATATATGATCCCAGATAATGAGGCTGGCaatgttgaatattattttattacgattttGTATATGAATCAaccatagaaaataaaacaaaattaacaatatttgtaGGGTATCCTTATCATCTAGTATCTGCAAATTGGCATGTATGTGGGCATTTAATTCaggttatacataaaaacgcTTAAGGTCCCGCATGGTATCCATTAGAAAATTACCGAGATCTGGCTCCGGGCTctcactttatttattaaaaacctcCAATCAAACTAACTATATggaagcacaaaaaaattatctgaaTTATTGCTGCAATCTTCATgtgtaataatgaattatcaaatattaaaaacctgAGTAGTGATAACCAAACAAAAAACCATATCTATTTATCAATGTGAGTGCATTTTTTGAAAACTTTTGGCCATTATCATAAAATCCCATCCCAAATCCCAAAATTTATCGATTGCCCTtcacatatatttatcatatggTCGAAATGTTTATAAAGACACCATATTTGTCAAGCTCTGACGATAAGTTTAAAGATTTTGGTGCAAGAAACAAATTAAGGTAAATTATTACAGTTCATATTCTGTGAGGATGTGTTACCTCTCTCAAAGAGAGCTGGCTCATTACATTTCCAAGCGGGCTCGACTCTCACTTAAACCTGGAAGTGggatgaataaattttcaaatgtagaatacatatttaaaccaAATAACCAATCACAGATAATGTACCAATGCTATACTAGGTTCAGTGGAACTCAAAGCTATTCAAAACgctgattattatatatgaaaaatactcATTAAATCCCTGAACCGTTTCTTTCTATTAGATAAATTCTGCAACGCCGAGTACGCCCCTAATAGACGACCCGCCTgtatatctacaaaaaaaaccATGATCCTACTATTTTTCTCTTAGCAAAGATGTAGTTATAAagaatatctattaaaaatagtgaAAAGTCATAGTTTACCTTTGTAAGTAatagctataaataataatatataatattatttaacaaccCTATTtagttgttaaataatatcttcCCTTAAAGTACTTTAGTACtctaatgaattaaaaactgaAGGGTCAAACAAATCTTGGTATTAGACAACAATACTTATGAATGTTGACGAATTGGCTTGCGCAGTCCAAGTACAACAGGTTTCCAATGGGATTACTGGGGTAAAAACTATCTCGTGTCGTTTCTTAAGTCTCATATTCTCtctaaactaaatatttatccaaATTGTTTCAGCGGTTTAAGCaagaagaagagacagacgcTTACCATTATATTAGTAATCATTTGATTAACCACACAGGTCCTACCTCATTACTTAAATGTACTTCTTCTTTaaggtacatatttatacatttcggCTTCCTGAATCAAGTGTCACTAATGATAAGTTAGTCGCGCCCTTTCCTGATTCCGCACAGCAATGCGGACCGGACGATCAGGAAGGAAATACGAGGGGAAAGTAAAACCTTA of Zerene cesonia ecotype Mississippi chromosome 16, Zerene_cesonia_1.1, whole genome shotgun sequence contains these proteins:
- the LOC119832922 gene encoding transcriptional regulator DEF1 — encoded protein: MRWITLILCCTLVSIAIADPDPKKYKPEAVEKDKKTGALSDDERKFLREVEEKFGVKSDVPSVKKGDVEIKEDEKSSNDTKPVEQKLTFPAVIAIEIVNDTDSKYKGKRTIDANLGYGYKTNNGYTYSYFGKSAQDKGKFMIYPYSQEDIPGHQTIYNSDYMQVGSKYQKTTTNVEIQPSQAYELVPVKDEHPSYDYKKPEIEFKTPSPLTSQKSNESPSSTLYTTYNGQEFSGLSAQFPTLMPNYFVNPSQLLTNPQYQNAGLTQDVIRSHQSQLGQRIVPVLVLRIPSSSIKNPSAELYANLPNNYPLSSYLNNVNLQQLVNQYFKKHGYSFAPQIMAYQNSPVAQTESEPQHYANPYVKPSYTQADYSGVQYSAVKPVMARYPSRYNQPKYFVAQPQSLYRQPTQQQYEYQYQYVPQMAGPSQDHYVQPQYQQPEHIQQYQTLHTTVQQGENVPESYNVEYKSPAASQEALPATYDTPNVEQQSSIQPNPSYYSSADVESQYEEESENAAYSKEAVQSNYDHGKTIPTSYTSSSSSQKDTGVSVIPSRLIHTEQYEESSGVSPGQDVYSYQSHAAAGQSPKGFALSENYPSKDHTIATVFPYPYNAPQKPKPSVQTVSYVTPMPSAKYQSQYKIMVPQTVFKSPNSEKISYVNSSPMHYLQAGRYTQDVNPEEEYSVSSQYVPVASKPSYSRNYHSLPKRMSKPDNKMESSVKVAVKKQGARSETKKSS